Proteins encoded within one genomic window of Granulicella pectinivorans:
- a CDS encoding 2-isopropylmalate synthase yields the protein MVETDVKHTDGIVFFDTTLRDGEQSPGCTMHADEKLRLAHQLAALGVDVLEAGFAIASTGDSESIRAIARDVKGPRITSLARCKREDIEAAAYAIEPAAKNRIHVFLASSDLHLEAKLKITRAQALEQAAESVRLACTYSDDVEFSAEDATRTDPDFLTQIVTVAVQAGAKTINLPDTVGYTTPAEYTRLFQRIKATVPGIENIILSTHCHNDLGMAVANSLAGIEGGARQVECTINGIGERAGNAALEEIAAALMVRRDVMPYTNNIVMTQLYPTSKMLAETISFGCSPNKAVVGANAFAHESGIHQHGMMANPLTYEIMTPASVGVAATNMVLGKHSGRRALADRLSALGHVLDREELDAVYGRFTALADRKKSIYDQDLLGLLKAESPVLAPVLDM from the coding sequence ATGGTAGAGACCGACGTAAAGCACACTGACGGAATCGTATTCTTCGACACGACGCTGCGGGATGGCGAACAATCCCCCGGATGCACCATGCATGCGGACGAAAAGCTGCGTCTTGCTCACCAGTTGGCGGCACTTGGCGTGGACGTCCTGGAAGCGGGATTCGCCATCGCGTCGACCGGCGACTCGGAGTCAATCCGGGCGATCGCCCGTGATGTGAAGGGTCCGAGGATCACCTCGCTCGCACGCTGCAAACGAGAGGACATCGAGGCCGCGGCGTATGCGATTGAGCCGGCAGCGAAGAATCGTATCCATGTGTTTCTGGCGTCGTCCGATCTCCATCTGGAAGCCAAGCTGAAGATCACCCGGGCCCAGGCGCTGGAGCAGGCGGCGGAGTCCGTCCGTCTCGCTTGCACGTACAGCGACGATGTCGAGTTCTCCGCGGAGGATGCGACCCGTACCGATCCAGATTTCCTGACGCAGATCGTCACCGTCGCCGTCCAGGCCGGTGCGAAGACCATCAATCTTCCCGACACCGTGGGCTATACGACGCCCGCTGAGTACACGCGTCTGTTCCAACGGATCAAGGCGACGGTGCCCGGTATTGAAAACATCATCCTCTCCACGCATTGCCACAACGATCTCGGCATGGCGGTCGCAAACTCCCTGGCCGGTATTGAAGGCGGCGCGCGGCAGGTAGAATGCACCATCAACGGCATTGGCGAGCGCGCGGGCAATGCGGCGCTCGAGGAGATTGCCGCAGCATTGATGGTGCGGCGCGATGTCATGCCTTACACCAACAACATCGTGATGACGCAGCTCTACCCGACGAGCAAGATGTTGGCGGAGACAATCAGCTTCGGTTGCTCGCCAAACAAGGCCGTCGTTGGTGCCAATGCCTTCGCGCATGAATCCGGCATTCACCAGCACGGCATGATGGCGAACCCGCTCACCTACGAAATCATGACGCCAGCCTCCGTCGGAGTTGCCGCAACCAACATGGTGTTGGGGAAGCACAGCGGACGACGCGCACTGGCGGACAGGCTGTCTGCCCTGGGGCATGTACTCGACCGGGAAGAACTGGATGCCGTGTATGGCCGGTTTACGGCGTTGGCCGACCGGAAGAAGTCGATCTACGACCAGGACCTGCTGGGATTGCTGAAAGCGGAGTCTCCTGTTCTCGCACCCGTTTTAGACATGTAA